AGCCGCTCGGCCCAGGTGTCGTCCAGCGGCGGGAGCTGGTGCGCGCCGGTGGCCCAGCGCAGCAGCAGGTCGGCCAGGGCGGGGTTACGGGCCAGCGCCGGCCCGTGCGAATAGGTGCCCAGCAGCTTGCCCCGCCAGGCGCCCTCGGTGACGCCGTCGTTGCCGACCCCGGCGCTGACCCGGGCCAGCGGCGACACGCCGGGGCCGAGGTGGGTCCGACCGCCGTGGTTCTCGAAGCCGGACAGCGCCGGCACCCCCAGCCTCGGGTCGATCTCGCCGGCCAGCTCGCCGACGGCCCGGGTCGGACCCCGGTCGGAGGAGAGGTCGAGCAGCTCCAGCCCGGCGCACCGGGTGCCCTTGGCGAAGAAGGAGCTGCCGAGGAGCTGGTAGCCGGCGCAGACGCCGAACACCACCGAGCCCTGGGCGACGGCCCGGTGCAGGCCGCCGTCGGCGAGCAGCCGCTGCGCGCCGAGCGCCTGCGGGCCGTCCTCGCCGCCGCCGAGCAGGTAGATGTCGGCGGTGGCGGGCAGCCGCTGGTCGGAGCGGACCTCCAGCACCTCGACCGGCATCCCGCGCTGCTGCGCCCGGCGGGCCAGGATCAGCAGGTTGCCCCGGTCGCCGTAGGTGGAGAGCAGGTCGGGGTAGATCCAGACGATACGCAGGCTCTCAGTTGACACGGTCCAACTCCGCTCGGATGTCCTGGAAGGCGGTGTAGTTCGCGATGACCTCCAGCCGGCCCGGCGGGACCGCCCGGACCGCCTCGCCGAACGCCCGGACGTGCTGGAACGGCACCCCGTTGACGTCGAGCCGGACCGCCAGGTCGTACGCCCGGTCGCCGGTGATCAGCACCTGCCGGCCGCGCAGCGGGGCGAAGTCGACGTCGAACAGCCAGGAGGTGTCCAGCCCGTCGGGGTCGCGGGCGTTGATGGACAGCAGGGTGGGCGCCTCGTCGGCCATGTCGAACGCCTCCAGCCAACTGGCCGGGTTCTTGGCCAGCAGCAGCCGGATGTTGCGCCCGTCCCGGTCGACCTGGGCGTACCGGCCGGCGACCGAGGTCACCGTGTGCAGCCGGGACACCGCGTCGACGGGGCGTACCCCGAACTCGGCGGCGACGGCGAGGGCGGTGGCCGCGTTGCCGAGGTTGACCTTGCCGGGGAGCTGGAGGGTCACCTTGTGCCAGGCCCCGGTGGGGTCGAGCACGCCGTCGTCCTCCACCGTCCACTGCGCGTCCGGGCGGCGCAGCGGGCAGCCGGAGCACCACCACTGCTCACCGGAGCGCTGGATGGTGGAGCCGCACTCCGGGCAGACCCAGGAGTCGTCGTGCCAGCGTTGCCCGGCGCTGAACCAGGTGACGTGCGGCGGGCGGACGCCCCGGGCGGGGTCGGCCGGCGGGGTGGCGGCCCAGACCACCATCGGGTCGTCGGCGTTGGCGACCACCCGTACGTCGGTGTGCCGGACCAGCGCGGAACGCCAGAGCTGCGCCATCATGGCGACCTCCTTGGCCCGGTCGAGCTGGTCGCGGGAGAGGTTGAGCAGGGCCACCACGTGCGGCTCGGTGGCCTCCAGCACCTGCGCGAGGTAGTGCTCGTCGACCTCCAGCACCGCGTACGGCGTGCTGCCGGCCTTGGCCAGCGCCGAGGTGTGCCCGGTGGGCATGTTGGCGCCGAAGGAGTTGGTGGCGACCCGGCCGAGCACGCCGACGGCGGCGGCGCTGAGTCGGGTGGTGGTGGTCTTGCCGTTGGTGCCGGAGATCAGCGCGATGGCGCGTCCGGCCGAGAGGTGGGCCAGCAGGTCCGGGTCGATCTTCAGCCCGATCCATCCGCCGATCACCGAGCCGTCACCCCGGCCGGCGGCGCGCGACAGCGCCGCGGCGGTCCTCGACACGGAGCTGGCCACCTTCGCCCGCAGGGGCATCTTCGCGTCCGTCACCCGAGCGAGGTTACCGGACCCCCGCGCCCGCCAGATCGCCGCCGACGGCGAACCGTTCGGTCGGGGTGGGCCGGGCGTCCGGTCGGCGCGGGCTCCACCGGACGGGGTCGATCGATGTCGGGTAGCGGACCCGGCCCGGCGGCGCTCCACCCCTCCACTTCGCTCCACCGGCTCTGACGTGCGGTTTTGCCCGCGACAGCGACGCGCCGCGCGGGCGAATCTGGTTGCAGGTGGAGGGAAGTGGAGTAGAGTGGGGCGCATTGGTGAGGCCGGGAGGGCCCACCGGCCCGGGGGGTCAGCGGCGCCGCGAACGCCGCTCAGGGCGAGGGGGTAGGGCCGATGTTCCTCGGCACGCACACCCCACGCCTGGACGAAAAGGGCCGGTTGATCCTTCCGGCCAAGTTCCGGGACGAACTGGCGGGGGGTGTCGTGATCACCAAAGGGCAGGATCGCTGTCTCTACGTCTTCCCCACGCCCGAGTTCCAGCGGATCGCCGACCAGTTGCGCGCGCAGCCCATGACGAACAAGGCGGCCCGGGCCTACAGCCGGGTCTTCTTCGCCAGCGCGCACGACGAGGTCCCCGACAAGCAGGGCCGGGTCACCATCCCGGCCCACCTGCGGTCCTATGCCGCGCTCGACCGGGATCTGGTGGTGATCGGGGCGTCCACCCGGGTGGAGATCTGGGACCGGACGGCCTGGGAGAGCTACCTCGCCGAGAGCGAAGACGACTTCGCCGACATCGAGGAGGGGGTGCTGCCCAGCGGTCTGTAGGGCGTGGCGACGCCCGACGTACTGCGAGATCTCCAGCCGCTTTCGAGTTCCTGGCGCCCCTTCCCCGGTGCCAGGGGCACGATCTCCATCCCGGGTCGACGACCCGGAGCCGGAGCGGGAGCGGATGGGGATCTGGCGGTACGACGGCACGGCGTCGTCCGACGGCAGAGCGCGACACGTAAGAGCAGGTATTCCACAGTGGGGGTCGACATGGGGGAGCTACGCGGCACGCACGTGCCGGTGCTGCTCGAGCGGTGTCTCGAGCTGCTGGCCCCCGCGCTGGACCGGGGCGGCCGGACGGTCCACGTCGATGCCACGCTGGGCCTGGCCGGGCATGCCGAGGCGGTGCTGGAACGGCATCCGCACACGGTGCTGATCGGCCTGGACCGGGACACCGAGGCCCTGGCGCACGCCCGGGTCCGGCTGGCCCGCTTCACCGACCGGATCCACCTGGAGCACGCCGTCTACGACGAGTTGCCCGAGGTGGTGGCCCGGCTGGGCTATCCGGTCATCGACGGAGTGCTGTTCGACCTGGGCGTCTCCTCGTTGCAGCTCGACGCGCCCGACCGCGGGTTCGCCTACGCCCAGGACGCGCCGCTGGACATGCGGATGGACCAGACCCGGGGGGTGACCGCCGAAGAGGTGGTCAACACCTACTCCCACCCTGATCTGGCCCGGGTGCTGCGGGTCTACGGCGAGGAGAAGTTCGCCGGCCGGATCGCCTCGGCGATCCTCCGGGAGCGTGAGCAGGGGCGGATCACCTCCTCGGCCCGGCTGGCGGAGCTGGTCAGGGAGAGCATTCCGGCACCAGCGCGACGAACCGGGGGACACCCGGCCAAGAGAACGTTTCAGGCTTTACGGATCGAGGTAAACAGGGAACTGGCGGTGCTGGAGAAGGCGCTGCCGGCTGCCCTCGACACGCTCGGCGTGGGCGGTCGCATGGTGGTCCTGTCCTACCACTCGCTGGAGGACCGGCTCACCAAGCAGGCGCTCGCCGACCGGGTCCGCAGTAAGGGCCCGGTCGACCTCCCGGTGGAACTGCCCGGGTCGGGTCCGACGTTCCGGCTGCTCAGCCGGGGCGCCGAACTCGCCGGGGAGGAGGAGGTCACCGCGAACCCGCGGGCCGCGTCGGTGCGGTTGCGGGCCGCGGAGCGACTCGACCCGACCACCGGGCCGTCGGGGCGGACCGACCGCGAACGGTCCCGCCGACGGGTCAGGGCGATGCACCAAGCGGGAACGGGGTCGACAGCGGGTTCCACAGTGGACCACGGGACGACGCCGGGGGACGGCAGGACGGACGAACAGGGGGAGGGGACATGAACGTCAACAAGCGTGACGGCCGCGACGCGGTCGTCGGGCAGCGCGCACCGCGGTCGGGGGGCCGGACCACGGCGCAGCGCACGACCCGTACCACGACGCCGGCGGACCTCGCCGGTCGAGCGGGGGAGACGCGCCGGGGGGCGCGCGAGTTCCCCACCCAGGGCAGTGCCGCGTTGCGGCCGGCGGAGCAGCCGGCCACCCGTACCGCCACCGCCGGCACCGGGTCGCCCCGGCTGCGGGTGGCGCCGCCGCCGCCGGTCCGGGTGCCCCGGGCACCGTTCGCCGCGCTGATCGTGGTGCTCGTGGTCGGCGGGGTGCTGGGCATCCTCGCGGTCAACACGAAGATCAACGAGAACGCCTTCAAACTCCAGCAGCTCCAGCAGCAGCAGGCCCGGCTCGACGTCGACCAGCAGCAGTTGGAGAAGCAGATCGAGGAGGCCAAGGAGCCGGGCAACCTGACCGCCCGGGCCCGCAAGCTGGGTCTGGTGGAGGCCGGTGAGCCGGCGTACATCCGGCTGCCGGACGGTCGGCTGATCGGCGTGCCGCAGCCGGCCGACGGGCAGCCGGCGATCACCAGCCAGCAGGGCAACGGGGGGTAGCACCCGTGCCGCCGAGATCGGACGAACCGCGCCGGGACGCCACGGGCTCCCGGCGCGGTGCGGTTCGTGGTGGGGCCGCCCGGGGCGGCGAGCCGCGAGCCGGGCAGCCCCGCACCGGGGAACCCCGCACCGGGCAACCCCGGGGCGGCGAGCCGCGCACCGGCGACCCACGGCCGGGGGAGTCCCGGGGCGGGGACACCGGCGGGATCTCCGACGCGCGGGCGTACACCCCCCGGGGCCGCACCATCCGGGAGAGCAGCGAGGACCGGGGCGGGCAGCGGCGCACCCCACGCGCCGGCCGCTCCGGCGACCCGTTCCGCCCCGCCCTCCAGGTCCTCGACGGCGGTCGGGCCGCCGCCAACCGGAGCGGCCGCCGGGAGGCCGCGCCGACCGGTCGTACCGGCGTCATCCGGACCGTGCCGCAGCGCGTCGCGCCCGACGACGACGAGTTCGCCGAGCCGCCCGCCCCGCGCCGCCGGCCCGGCCGCAGCGTCCCGCGCCGGGGTGACCCGCCCGGTCGCGGCGCCCCGCGCCGCACCGAGACGCCCCGGCGTACCGACCGACCGGCCGGGCGACGACCGGTGCGCAAGCCACGCCGCCCGCCGAAGCTCGCCGAGCCGCGTCGCCGGCTGCGACTGGGCACCGTGCTGGTGCTGGCGATCTTCGCGGTGATCGGCATCCGGCTGGTCGTGCTGCAGGCCGTGGACACCCCGGCGTACGCCGGGGGCGGCGTCGACAACCGGCTCACCCGGATCGACCTGCCGGCCCCGCGCGGCTCGATCCAGGACCGCACCGGTGCCCCGCTGGCCCGCAGCGTCGAGGCCCGGTACGTCTTCGCCGACCCCACCATGGTCAAGGACCGCACCGAGACCGCGAAGCTGCTCTCCCCGCTGCTCGGCGTCCCGGTCTCCGAACTGGCCGACAAGATGAAGCGTCGGGGCAACCTCCAGTTCCGCTACCTGGCCCGGGGCGTCGACGTCGCGCAGGCCAAGCAGATCGAGGCGCTCGACCTCGCCGGCATCGGCACCCACCGCGACGAACGCCGCGAGGTGCCCGGCGGTGACCTGGCCGCCAACCTGGTCGGCTTCACCAGCCAGGACATGGACGGGCTGGAGGGCCTGGAGGCCCGCTACGACGACCTGCTGCGCGGCCAGGACGGCCGGCGGGTGTACGAGGCGGGGCTGGGCGACCTCAACGCCCCCATCCCCGGCGGCTACAGCCAGACCACCGCCCCCAAGCCGGGCAGCTCGCTGGTGCTCACCATCGACCGGGACCTCCAGTTCCAGGTGCAGCAGATCCTCAGCCGGCAGATGGCCCAGACCCGGGGCGCGATCGGCGCGGCGGTGGTGCTCGACGTCAAGACCGGCGACGTGCTGGCCCAGGCGAGCAACCCGACCTACAACGCGGCCTCGCCGGAGCAGAGCCGACCCACCGACCGGGAGGACGCCGCCTCCAGCTTCGTGGTCGACCCGGGGTCGGTGCACAAGGCGATCACCTACGGCGCGGCGTTGCAGGAGGGCGTCATCACCCCGGACAGCGCCTGGCCGGTCGCCAACACCATCACCCGGGGCGACGTGACCTTCCGCGACACCCACCCGGCCGACGGCAAGAAGCTCAGCGTGGCCGGCATGCTGGCGTACTCGTCCAACGTCGGCACCATCGAGATCGGCGACCGGCTCGGCCCGGACCGGCTGATCGACTACCAGAAGCGCTTCGGGCTGGGGCAGCCCACCGGCGAGGGGATGCCCGGCGAGGCGTCCGGGCGGCTGCTCCCGGCCGCGCGGTGGAGCGGCTCGTCGTACGGGTCGGTGCCGATCGGGCACAGCGTGGACACCACCCCGTTGCAGATGGCCGCCGCGTACGCCGCCATCGCCAACGACGGCACCTACGTCCAGCCGCACCTGATCAAGGAGGTGGTCGGGGCGGACGGCAGGCGCACCCCGTCCGCCGCCCCGGTCACCCGCTCGGTGCTCAGTCCGCAGAACGCGGCAGCCCTGCGTACCCTGCTGGAAGCGGTGACCACGGTCGACGGCGCGACCGGCCTGGCCGCTGCGGTGCCCGGCTACCGGGTCGCCGGCAAGACCGGCACCGGGCTGCGCTACGTCGACGGCAAGGAGCAGCCCGGCGAGGTCGGCTCGTTCATCGGGATGGCGCCCGCCGAGGCGCCCCGGTACGTGGTGGCGGTCTTCGTGTGGAACCCCGAGGGCGGTGGCGGCGCGGTCGTCGCCCCGGCGTTCCGCGAGATGATGGGCTTCACGCTGCGTCACTACCGGGTTCCTCCGTCGCGCGGGAAATCCCCCAACTTCGAGGTCTTTCCGCGCTGACCGGGAACGGCGGGACATCATCGGTGAGTGCCGACGAACCACCGGGGCGGCTGTGCGGCCGGAACCGGACGACCGGGTAGGGTCTGACGCCGTGCCCGGCAATCCACGCCCCCGTACCGTGCCCGGAGTCCGGCTCGGCGACCTCGCCGACCGGCTCGCCGTAGCGCCGCCGGCCGACGCCGCCGAGCTGGTCGTGACCGGGGTGACCCACGCCAGCCAGGAGGTCCGACCCGGCGACCTGTACGCCGCCCTGCCCGGTGCCCGTCGGCACGGCGCGGAGTTCGCCGCCGGGGCCGCCACGGCCGGCGCGGTGGCCGTGCTGACCGACCCGGCCGGCGCGGCGGCGGCCGGCGCGGCCGGGCTGCCCGTCCTGGTGACGCCCGATCCCCGGGCCGTGCTGGGCGAGCTGGCCGCCGCGGTCTACGGCGACCCGACCGACGGGCTCACCGTGATCGGGGTGACCGGCACCGCCGGCAAGACCTCGACGGCCTACCTGATCGAGTCCGGGCTGCGCGCCGCCGGTCACGTCACCGGCCTGATCGGCACCGTGGAGACCCGCCTCGGCGACCTGGTGACCGACAGCGTCCGGACCACCCCGGAGGCCACCGACCTGCACGCCCTGCTCGCCGCCGCCCGCGAGCGCGGGGTGACCGCGGTGGTCATGGAGGTGTCCAGCCACGCCCTGGCGATGGGGCGGGTCGGCGGGGTCCGGTTCGCCGTCGGCGGCTACACCAACTTCGGCTCCGACCACCTCGACTTCCACGCCGACACGGCGGACTACTTCGCCGCCAAGGCCAGGCTCTTCGACGGGCGTTGCCGGGTCGAGGTGCTCAACCACGACGACCCGGCGCTGCGCCCGTTGTTCCGGCCGGCCACGGTCAGCTACTCGGCGGCCGGCGACCCGACCGCCACCTGGTGGGCCGACCGGGTCGGCGGCGAGGGCTACGCCCAGCGGTTCACCGCGCACGGCCCGGACGGCCTGGAGCTGCCCGCCGGGGTGGCGCTGCCCGGCCGGCACAACGTGGCCAACGCGCTGCTCGCGGTGGCCAGCCTGGTCGCCACCGGGGTGGACCCGGCGACCGCCGTCGCCGGGGTGGCCGCCTGCGGCGGGGTGCCCGGCCGGCTGGAGCTGGTCAGCGGGGACGCCCCGGTGCGCGGGGTGGTCGACTACGCGCACAAGACCGACGCCGTGGTGGCCGCCCTGGCCGCGCTGCGCGGCACTGGCACCGGTCGGCTGATCTGCGTCATCGGCGCCGGTGGCGACCGGGACCGGGGCAAGCGCCCGGTGATGGGCGCCGCCGCTGCCCGGGGGGCCGACGTGGTGCTGGTGACCGACGACAACCCGCGCACCGAGGACCCGGCGGCGATCCGGGCCGAGGTGCTGGCCGGGGCGTACCGGGCGGACGCCGGTGCCCGGATCGTCGAGGTGCCGGGCCGGCGGGAGGCCATCGCCGAGGCGGTCCGGCTGGCCGAGCCGGGGGACGTGGTGGCGCTGCTCGGCAAGGGGCACGAACGCGGTCAGGAGATCGCCGGCGAGGTGTACCCGTTCGACGACCGCACCGAGCTGGCGGAGGCGCTGCGCGTCCGCTTCGGCGACCTGGCGGGTCGACGGTGATCCCGCTGAGCCTGGCCGAGGTGGCCGCCGCGGTGGGCGGCCGGCTGCACGCCGCCGACCCGGACACCCGGGTCACCGGCCCGGTCGAGTTCGACTCCCGCAAGGTCGCCGCCGGGGCGCTCTTCGTGGCCTTCCCCGGCGAGCGGGTCGACGGGCACGACTACGCCGCCGGTGCGGTCGCCGCCGGTGCGGTGGCGGTGCTCGGCACCCGGGAGCTGCCCGGGGTGCCGATGGTGCTGGTGGACGACGCGCTGGCCGCGCTGGGCCGGCTGGCCCGGGCCGTGGTGGACCGGCTGCCGGGGCTCACCGTGATCGGGCTGACCGGATCGTCGGGCAAGACCACCACCAAGGACCTGATCGCCCAGCTCGCCGTGCGGCTCGGCCCGACGGTGGCCCCGCCCGGGTCGTTCAACAACGAGCTGGGCCACCCGTACACCGCCCTGCAGGCCACCGCGCAGACCCGGTACCTGGTGATGGAGAAGGGCGCCCGGGGCGTCGGGCACGTCCGTTACCTCTGTGACGTGGTGCCGCCGCGGATCTCGGTGGTGCTCAACGTCGGGGTGGCGCACCTGGGCGAGTTCGGCTCGGTGGAGAACATCGCCCTGGCCAAGGGGGAGCTGGTGGAGGCGCTGCCGGCCGACGGGCTGGCGGTGCTCAACGCCGACGACCGGCTGGTGGCGGCGATGGCGTCGCGCACCGCCGCCCGGGTGGTCCGCTACGGCGAGTCGGCCGACGCCGACGTGCGCGCGGTGGACGTGACCCTGGACGGGCGGGGGCGGCCGGCGTACACCCTGGTGACCCCGGAGGGGACCGCCCCGGTGCGACTCGGCCTGACCGGCCGGCACCAGGTCTCCAACTCGCTGGCCGCGGCGGCGGTCGCCCGGGAGCTGGGCATGCCGCTGGCCGAGCTGGCGGCGGCCCTGGGCGAGCTGGGGCTGGTCTCCACCCGCCGGATGGACGTCTTCACCCGGCCGGACGGGGTGACCGTGATCGACGACTCGTACAACGCCAACCCGGCCTCGACGGCGGTGGCGCTGCGGGCGCTGGCCGGGATGCACCGGGGCGGGCGGACGTTCGCCGCCCTGGGCTACATGGCCGAGCTGGGCGAGTACGAGGACGAGGGGCACCGGGAGGTCGGCCGGCTCGCGGCCGAGCTCGGTGTCGACCGGCTGCTCGTGGTGGGTGAGCCGGCCGCGCCGATCCACGAGGGCGCGACAGCGGTAAGTGACTGGGGAGGAGGGTCGGTGCTGCTCACCGATCAGGCGGCGGCCGTCGAGGTGCTGCGCAGCGAGCTACGACCGGGCGACGTCGTCCTGGTGAAGGGCTCCCGGTACCGCACCTGGGAGGTGGCCGACGCGCTGCGTGCCGACGGCGAGGGTGCCGGGGCCGGCGCGGGGGGTGCCGCGTGAGGGCGGTCATCGTCGCCATCGGGGTGGCGTTCCTGGTGTCGCTGCTGGCCACGCCGCTCGCGATCAAGGTGTTCGCCCGGCTCAAGGCCGGTCAGCCGATCCGGTCGAACCTCGGGCTGGCCAGCAACGAGGGCAAGAAGGGCACGCCGACGATGGGCGGCGTGGTGTTCATCCTGGCCACGGTGATCGCCTACGTGGCCGGTCACCTCGCCCTGACCACCCTGCCGGACGCGCAGATCGCCCAGGTCGAGCCGACCATCACCGCCCTGGTGCTGCTGGGGCTGATGGTCTTCTCCGGCGCGGTCGGCTTCATCGACGACTTCCTCAAGGTGCGCAAGCGGCACAGCGGCGGGCTCAACAAGCGCGGCAAGCTGTTCGGGCAGATCCTGGTCGGGGCGGCCTTCGGGGTTGTCGCGCTCTACTTCCCGAGCAGCATGACCGACGCCAGCGGCGCGACGACCAACACCGAGACGGTGGGCAGCACCACGCTGAGCTTCATCCGGGACATCCCGGCGCTGGAGATCGGCAAGGTCGCCTCGGTGATCGTGATCATCATGGTGGTGATGGCGGCGACCAACGGGGTCAACCTCACCGACGGCCTGGACGGGCTGGCTACCGGCGCCTCGGTGATGGTGCTGGCCGCGTACGCGCTGATCGCGTTCTGGCAGTACCGGCACTGGTGCGCCGACCCGACGTACACCGCCAACCCGGACAACTACTGCTACGCCGTCCGGGATCCGCTGGAGATCGCGTTGATCGCCGGGGCGGCGGCCGGGGCCTGCGTGGGCTTCCTGTGGTGGAACACCTCGCCCGCCCGGATCTTCATGGGCGACACCGGCGCGCTGGGCCTCGGCGGCCTGATCGCCGGGATGGCGATGTCCACCCGGACGGTCCTGCTGCTGCCGATCCTCGGCGGGCTCTTCGTGATCATCACGATGTCCGTGGTGATCCAGATCATCTCCTTCCGCACCACCGGCAAGCGGGTCTTCCGGATGTCCCCGCTGCAGCACCACTTCGAGTTGGCCGGCTGGAGCGAGGTCAACATCGTGGTCCGCTTCTGGATCATCGCGGGCATCGGGGTGGCCATCGCGCTGGGCCTGTTCTACAGCGACTTCCTGGCCAGCATGGGCTGACCCCGGGCACCGGGGCGGTCCCGCGACGGGTCACCGCCCCGGCCCCGGCCGGGGTTTCCCCTACCCGAGGGGCACCCGATCCGCATTTCGACACGCCGACCGGCACGAACGGCCGGAACCAGCCGCCCGTAGCGGCGATGATGGGCGGGTGGGGGAGGACCGAGGCACCAGCACCGGCACGACGACCCAGACCCAGCCGCGGCGGGTCGCGGGCTCGGGGCGTACCACCGACCCGCCCGCAGCGCTGGCCGGGCTGGGACCGGCCGGCGGCCTGGCGGCGCTGCGCGGCCTGCTGGCCCGCCCGCTGGCCTCCTACTACCTGCTGCTGTCCAGCGCCGGCCTGCTGCTGCTGATCGGCCTGACCATGGTCTTCTCGGCCACCAGCGTGCGCGACTACGCCGAGGCCGGCGACGCGGCCGCCTCGGTCACCAAGCAGGCGATCTTCGCGGTGATCGGCATCGTCGCGTTCTGGGCCTGCCAGCGCCTGCCGGCCAGCACCTTCCGTTCGCTGGGCCGACCCCTGCTCGGGGCCGCGGTGGTGCTGCTGCTGGTGCTCAACCTGCTGGTGGCCCTGGACGCCCTGTTCGGGCTGGCCTCCCTCGGGCCGCTGCGGGCCAACCTGCTCTGGCTCTATCTCGGGCCGATCCAGGTGCAGCCCGCCGAGCTGGCCAAGCTGGCGCTGGTGCTGTGGGGGGCGCACGTGATCGCCCGCAAGGGCGCCGCGCTCGGCTGGTGGAAGGAGCTGGCCACCCCGCTGTTCCCGGTGGTCGGCCTGCTCTTCGTCCTGGTCGGCTACAACGACCTGGGCAGCATGCTCTGCCTGCTGGCCATCGTGGTCGGCCTGCTCTGGGCCGCCGGAGTGCGGTTGCGGGTCTTCGCCGCGCTCTCCGCGGTCGGCCTGGCGGGGATCGGACTGCTCGTCGCGGTGGCCTCGCTCGGCGCCGGATCCGGCGCACGCGGCCAGGAGAACTACCGACTGGCCCGGCTCACCTCGTTCCTCGACACGCCCGACCCGGCCAAGTGCGTCGAGGACGCCTGCTGGCAGATGGTGCAGGCCCGCAACGCCATCGAGCACGGCGGCTGGTTCGGTGTCGGGCTGGGCAAGAGCAGCGTCAAGTTCGGCTGGCTGCCGGCCGCCCACAACGACTTCATCTTCGCCGTCATCGCCGAGGAGTTGGGCGTGGTCGGCTGCACCGTCATCCTGGTGCTCTTCGCCGTGCTCGCCTACACCGGGCTGCGGATCGCCCGCCGGGTCGCCGACCCGTTCCGCCGGCTCGCCGCCACCGCCGTCACCGCCTGGCTGGTCGGCCAGGCGGTGATCAACATCGGCGGGGTGACCAAGCTGCTGCCGCTGACCGGGGTGCCGCTGCCGTTCATCTCCGACGGCGGCAGCGCGCTGGTCGTGACCCTGGCGGCGGTCGGCATGCTCGCCTCCTTCGCCCGCGCCGAACCCGACGCGGCCCGCGCCCTGCACGCCCGTCCGCCCGCCCGATGGGTCCGACTAGTCTGGGCCCCGTTG
Above is a window of Micromonospora rifamycinica DNA encoding:
- the mraY gene encoding phospho-N-acetylmuramoyl-pentapeptide-transferase; this translates as MRAVIVAIGVAFLVSLLATPLAIKVFARLKAGQPIRSNLGLASNEGKKGTPTMGGVVFILATVIAYVAGHLALTTLPDAQIAQVEPTITALVLLGLMVFSGAVGFIDDFLKVRKRHSGGLNKRGKLFGQILVGAAFGVVALYFPSSMTDASGATTNTETVGSTTLSFIRDIPALEIGKVASVIVIIMVVMAATNGVNLTDGLDGLATGASVMVLAAYALIAFWQYRHWCADPTYTANPDNYCYAVRDPLEIALIAGAAAGACVGFLWWNTSPARIFMGDTGALGLGGLIAGMAMSTRTVLLLPILGGLFVIITMSVVIQIISFRTTGKRVFRMSPLQHHFELAGWSEVNIVVRFWIIAGIGVAIALGLFYSDFLASMG
- a CDS encoding FtsW/RodA/SpoVE family cell cycle protein, whose translation is MAALRGLLARPLASYYLLLSSAGLLLLIGLTMVFSATSVRDYAEAGDAAASVTKQAIFAVIGIVAFWACQRLPASTFRSLGRPLLGAAVVLLLVLNLLVALDALFGLASLGPLRANLLWLYLGPIQVQPAELAKLALVLWGAHVIARKGAALGWWKELATPLFPVVGLLFVLVGYNDLGSMLCLLAIVVGLLWAAGVRLRVFAALSAVGLAGIGLLVAVASLGAGSGARGQENYRLARLTSFLDTPDPAKCVEDACWQMVQARNAIEHGGWFGVGLGKSSVKFGWLPAAHNDFIFAVIAEELGVVGCTVILVLFAVLAYTGLRIARRVADPFRRLAATAVTAWLVGQAVINIGGVTKLLPLTGVPLPFISDGGSALVVTLAAVGMLASFARAEPDAARALHARPPARWVRLVWAPLPPLPGARSRPAPPSAAPGSVPRARGRRPDDQAAPRGVRQDRTRGGTASERRR